The Carassius gibelio isolate Cgi1373 ecotype wild population from Czech Republic chromosome A24, carGib1.2-hapl.c, whole genome shotgun sequence genome window below encodes:
- the LOC127945958 gene encoding acid-sensing ion channel 1C isoform X1, whose product MEDLSASNQEAINKDSLMDDAKRSTSRQRLGMTLTHSVKDATAAFVLRTKVHGLKHAFSPHKSKSQRLFWLLAIFVCLGLLFTWSRNRILYLLSYPAVTKIYMVWSHNMTFPAITFCNQNHLRVSSLTKADLYHSGYWMDIMHLNHTVNRQSVSMLKLSRHRERMLHLLDFSNYSPPPDHQHNTTEMIDRLGHQLEDMLLDCRFRGENCTHKNFTPIYTRYGKCYTFNSGLDGNPLLTTLKGGTGNGLEIMLDIQQDEYLPVWGDTDETSYEAGIKVQIHSQDEPPFIDQLGFGVAPGFQTFVSCQQQLLQYLPPPWGDCRSEPMDSEYFSTYSITACRIDCETRYLLENCNCRMVHMPGTSTVCTPEQYKDCADPALDFLVEKDNDYCVCETPCNMTRYGKELSMVKIPSKASAKYLAKKFNKTEQYIGDNILVLDIFFEALNYEKIEQKKAYEVAGLLGDIGGQMGLFIGASVLTILEIFDYLYEVFKYKVLGPFLRKRRPQRSTSDNLDFPENPTSPGVTPNHVPR is encoded by the exons ATGGAGGATTTGTCTGCGTCCAATCAGGAGGCAATAAACAAAGACTCTCTGATGGATGATGCCAAGAGAAGCACCAGCCGGCAAAGACTCGGAATGACTTTAACCCACAGCGTTAAGGATGCAACGGCCGCGTTTGTTCTTAGAACAAAAGTCCACGGGCTAAAGCATGCATTCTCACCACACAAATCTAAAAGCCAACGCTTGTTTTGGCTCTTGGCTATTTTTGTCTGCTTGGGGCTGCTCTTCACATGGTCGAGGAATCGAATCCTGTATCTTCTTTCCTACCCGGCCGTGACCAAGATCTACATGGTTTGGTCTCACAACATGACGTTTCCAGCCATTACTTTCTGCAACCAGAACCACCTCCGCGTATCCAGCCTCACCAAAGCTGACCTCTACCACAGCGGCTACTGGATGGACATCATGCACCTGAACCACACGGTCAACCGTCAGAGCGTTTCCATGCTCAAACTCAGTCGACACCGCGAAAGGATGCTACACCTTCTGGACTTCTCCAACTACAGCCCGCCTCCTGACCACCAGCACAACACCACAGAGATGATTGACAGGCTGGGCCACCAATTAGAAGACATGCTGCTGGACTGCAGATTCCGGGGAGAAAACTGCACTCACAAGAACTTCACCCCT ATTTACACAAGATATGGGAAATGTTACACGTTCAACTCTGGTCTGGATGGAAACCCCTTGTTGACGACTTTAAAAGGCGGAACAGGAAATGGGCTGGAAATCATGCTGGACATTCAACAGGATGAGTACTTACCGGTTTGGGGTGACACAG ATGAAACCTCGTACGAGGCGGGCATCAAAGTTCAGATCCACAGCCAGGATGAGCCGCCCTTCATAGATCAGCTGGGATTTGGTGTGGCCcctggttttcaaacttttgtgtCTTGTCAGCAACAACTG CTCCAGTATCTTCCTCCACCGTGGGGCGACTGCAGATCTGAACCGATGGACTCTGAATACTTCTCCACTTACAGCATCACGGCCTGTCGCATCGACTGTGAGACCCGCTACCTGCTAGAAAACTGCAACTGCAGAATGGTGCACATGCCAG GCACTTCCACCGTCTGCACACCTGAACAGTACAAAGACTGTGCTGATCCAGCTTTAG ATTTTCTAGTGGAGAAGGACAACGATTACTGCGTTTGCGAAACGCCGTGCAACATGACTCGATACGGTAAAGAGCTGTCCATGGTGAAGATACCCAGCAAGGCTTCGGCCAAATATCTCGCCAAGAAGTTCAACAAAACTGAACAGTATATTGG GGACAACATATTGGTGCTGGATATCTTTTTTGAAGCTCTGAACTATGAGAAAATTGAACAAAAGAAAGCATATGAAGTGGCTGGATTACTTG GTGACATTGGTGGTCAGATGGGTCTGTTTATAGGAGCCAGTGTCTTGACAATATTGGAGATATTCGATTATTTGTATGAG GTTTTTAAGTACAAAGTGCTGGGACCTTTCCTACGTAAGAGACGGCCACAACGTAGCACTAGTGACAATCTG GATTTCCCCGAGAATCCCACCAGCCCTGGTGTCACGCCTAACCATGTCCCCAGGTAG